The Achromobacter deleyi genome has a window encoding:
- a CDS encoding flagellar hook capping FlgD N-terminal domain-containing protein — MTTVDQSTSTTGMGLAQTGANSASTAQGLQDQFLKLLVTQLQNQDPLNPMQNAELTSQLAQISTVEGITNLKNTMLAISGQIDVSQSMNAVSMIGKGVLIPGAKVKVGVDAENPAERVVTPYGLDLQGDANKVQVRISDSNGAVVRTIEMGEQKTGVYTLDWDGKNDSGVALEAGAYTVSVLATDADGQKVNSEVLSYGLVKSVAYSTNGLRLDLGLDGQTSMLDVRKVIGA; from the coding sequence ATGACCACCGTCGACCAATCCACGAGCACCACCGGCATGGGCCTGGCGCAGACCGGCGCCAACAGCGCCAGCACGGCGCAAGGCCTGCAGGACCAGTTTCTGAAGCTGCTGGTGACGCAGCTGCAGAACCAGGATCCGCTGAACCCGATGCAAAACGCCGAGCTGACCTCCCAGCTGGCGCAGATCTCCACGGTGGAAGGCATCACCAACCTGAAGAACACCATGCTGGCCATCAGCGGGCAGATCGACGTTTCCCAGTCGATGAACGCCGTCTCGATGATCGGCAAGGGCGTGCTGATCCCCGGCGCCAAGGTCAAGGTCGGCGTGGACGCCGAGAACCCCGCCGAACGCGTGGTCACCCCCTACGGCCTGGACCTGCAAGGCGACGCCAACAAAGTCCAGGTCCGCATCTCGGATTCGAACGGCGCGGTCGTGCGCACCATCGAAATGGGCGAGCAGAAGACCGGCGTGTACACACTGGATTGGGACGGCAAGAACGACAGCGGCGTGGCGCTGGAAGCGGGCGCATACACCGTGTCCGTCCTGGCCACCGACGCCGACGGCCAGAAGGTCAATTCGGAAGTGTTGAGCTACGGCCTGGTCAAGAGCGTGGCGTACTCCACCAACGGCCTGCGTCTGGACCTGGGCCTGGACGGCCAGACCAGCATGCTGGACGTGCGCAAGGTGATCGGCGCCTGA
- the flgC gene encoding flagellar basal body rod protein FlgC — translation MSLLSIFDIAGSALSAQSQRMNVAASNMANADSVVGPDGQAYRARQVVFQVNPAPGQVLGQEIGGVRVAGVVQDQSPLKQVYDPKHPMADAQGYISMPNVDPVAETVNMIAASRSYQANVEVLNTAKALMQKTLTIGQS, via the coding sequence ATGTCCTTGTTGAGCATTTTCGATATCGCCGGTTCGGCGCTTAGCGCGCAATCGCAGCGCATGAACGTGGCGGCCAGCAACATGGCCAACGCCGACAGTGTCGTGGGCCCGGATGGTCAGGCCTACCGCGCCCGCCAGGTGGTGTTCCAGGTCAATCCGGCCCCGGGGCAGGTACTGGGCCAGGAAATCGGCGGTGTGCGCGTCGCCGGCGTGGTCCAGGACCAATCGCCCTTGAAGCAGGTCTATGACCCCAAGCACCCCATGGCCGACGCCCAGGGCTACATCAGCATGCCCAACGTCGATCCGGTGGCCGAGACCGTCAACATGATCGCGGCGTCGCGGTCCTACCAGGCGAACGTCGAGGTGCTCAACACCGCCAAGGCGCTGATGCAGAAGACGCTGACCATCGGTCAATCCTAA
- the flgB gene encoding flagellar basal body rod protein FlgB: MLDRLNEDFRFFQQSLGLRAQRQEVLSSNIANADTPNYKARDFDFKTAMENALEGTKRLPDTSLALTSARHIPAKAVSQGPTDLLYRLPYQPSLDGNTVDMDIERVQFADNTLHYQSTMQMISGRIRTMQTAIQE, from the coding sequence ATGCTCGACAGGCTTAACGAAGATTTCCGGTTCTTCCAGCAATCACTGGGACTGCGCGCGCAGCGCCAGGAAGTGCTGTCGTCGAACATCGCCAACGCCGACACGCCCAACTACAAGGCGCGCGACTTTGACTTCAAGACGGCGATGGAAAACGCTCTTGAAGGCACCAAGCGCCTGCCGGACACGTCGCTTGCGCTGACCTCGGCGCGCCACATCCCGGCCAAGGCCGTGTCGCAGGGCCCCACGGATCTGCTGTACCGCCTGCCGTACCAGCCCAGCCTGGACGGCAACACGGTGGACATGGACATCGAGCGCGTGCAGTTCGCCGATAACACCTTGCACTATCAAAGCACGATGCAAATGATCTCCGGCCGCATCCGGACCATGCAGACCGCTATTCAGGAATGA
- the flgA gene encoding flagellar basal body P-ring formation chaperone FlgA translates to MKISARHLRAHAGCLAALLLASTAAAQAQEAAAQAPEAIVIAAQTFLQEQLASLPGQPSIAIDPPRTERLAPCDAMSPFMPPGMKLRSRMTVGVRCNAPKPWTAYVQATVSVPGYYYVASRMIAAGQALSPADLAPRDGDLVSLPPGAITDPQTVVGMTAAYRINAGQPVRGSSLRNAQSVVRGSNVRINARGNGFVVSSEGQAMDNAAPGAMVQVRTAGGQVVSGIVRNATLVEIQL, encoded by the coding sequence ATGAAAATCTCCGCACGACACCTCCGCGCCCACGCCGGCTGCCTGGCAGCCCTGCTGCTGGCCTCCACGGCCGCGGCCCAGGCGCAGGAAGCGGCTGCCCAAGCCCCCGAAGCGATTGTCATTGCGGCACAGACCTTTTTGCAGGAACAGCTGGCCTCCCTGCCCGGCCAGCCATCCATTGCCATCGACCCGCCGCGCACCGAACGCCTGGCGCCCTGCGATGCCATGTCCCCATTTATGCCGCCCGGAATGAAGCTGCGCTCGCGAATGACCGTGGGCGTGCGCTGCAATGCGCCCAAGCCATGGACGGCCTATGTGCAGGCGACGGTGAGCGTGCCCGGTTACTATTACGTCGCCTCGCGCATGATCGCCGCCGGCCAGGCCTTGAGCCCGGCCGACCTGGCCCCGCGGGACGGGGACCTGGTCTCCCTGCCGCCGGGCGCCATCACCGACCCGCAGACGGTCGTGGGCATGACGGCGGCCTATCGGATCAACGCCGGCCAGCCGGTCCGGGGATCCTCTCTGCGAAATGCGCAGTCGGTGGTGCGGGGCTCGAATGTCCGAATCAACGCCCGGGGCAACGGCTTCGTGGTCAGCAGCGAAGGCCAGGCCATGGACAACGCCGCACCCGGCGCGATGGTCCAGGTCCGCACCGCCGGCGGGCAGGTGGTCAGCGGCATTGTTCGAAATGCCACCCTGGTTGAAATACAACTGTAG
- the flgM gene encoding flagellar biosynthesis anti-sigma factor FlgM, whose protein sequence is MKINSTTNRPLSADAVGARAESAVSQAYGAGSGSSSSSSQVALSSASRKMLALQDGSNDINVERVAAIRAAIASGQLKIDTGRIADSLIASARDLLK, encoded by the coding sequence TTGAAAATCAATTCGACCACCAACCGGCCCCTATCGGCCGACGCCGTCGGTGCACGCGCCGAATCAGCGGTCAGCCAGGCCTATGGCGCCGGCAGCGGCAGCAGCTCCAGCAGCTCGCAAGTGGCGCTGAGCTCCGCATCGCGCAAGATGCTCGCCCTGCAAGACGGCTCGAACGACATCAATGTCGAACGGGTTGCCGCCATTCGCGCCGCCATCGCCTCGGGCCAGCTCAAGATAGACACTGGCCGCATCGCAGACAGCCTGATCGCCAGCGCCCGCGATCTGCTGAAGTAA
- a CDS encoding flagella synthesis protein FlgN — translation MSLVESLQSCMKQEDVLITEFSSILEEETEVLVGQGNVDALREITERKRDVAQQLVDLSQTRDSLLTEIGLPAGHAGTEQAAVQYPQLSGVWQALLSKSASANEINMRNGALIDVHLRYTQQSLDALRNIGVGSASTYNAQGRGARSAPGRKPIVAG, via the coding sequence ATGAGCCTCGTCGAATCCCTGCAATCCTGCATGAAGCAGGAAGATGTCCTGATCACCGAGTTCTCCTCCATCCTGGAAGAAGAGACCGAGGTGCTGGTCGGACAGGGCAACGTCGATGCGCTGCGCGAGATCACCGAGCGCAAGCGCGACGTGGCGCAGCAATTGGTCGATTTGAGCCAGACGCGCGACAGCCTGCTCACGGAAATCGGCCTGCCCGCCGGGCACGCCGGCACCGAGCAGGCCGCCGTGCAATATCCGCAGCTGTCCGGGGTGTGGCAGGCGCTTCTGAGCAAATCGGCATCGGCCAACGAAATCAACATGCGCAATGGCGCACTGATAGACGTGCACCTGCGCTACACCCAGCAGTCGCTGGACGCCTTGCGCAACATCGGGGTTGGCAGCGCGTCGACCTACAACGCGCAGGGCCGCGGCGCCCGCAGCGCTCCCGGCCGCAAGCCCATCGTCGCCGGCTGA
- the flhF gene encoding flagellar biosynthesis protein FlhF — protein MKISRFFGANSRDVMRQVRQVLGPDALIVSNRSVDGGIEVLATVDGEFDDEAGRTPPREAPAYAPPAQERPPSPSSSPFAAPAPAERPLAAPAAMPHTGYMTPSRSIAAYQSAYASSATPETESPADPASFAEPSSAPPQAVAARPAMLEPAASQPAAPMPAAPMRVELPALPPARPPIGAAGIGADGSGAASHPSVSAAAAPAPVHAVSMAATAAASAPASYRPAAPAPMAYAPDAYAPAAPASPAPAATAPATSSMARMPDAPVRQLPPMPPAVLPADTAAGLQDAISALRGALETRMDGLLWGGRQGTGREPAAAALFRSLLDAGFSTKLVRTLVERLPQGLSPEAALSWARNELVTHLPVVRSEDEFLAGGVYALVGPTGVGKTTTLAKLAARCVAREGREQVAMLTTDLFRIGALEQLQIYGRLMGVPAHSVRDAGELRRILAELGNRKIVLIDTTGISQRDRLVAEQAAMLCNAGKPVRRLLVLNAASQGDTLDEVAHAYRNGVGEDVAGCIITKLDEASRLGAALDTAIRHRLPIHYMSVGQKVPEHMELARADVLIDRAFSMVERARALYTPSEADLASLVSSSRDSDTVDPARRRQLLASAILRPQGGPASIAAAQSLDDTIAWLDNDPACLQARAAWREYVSDGAGSSLAALGEDPLAMVRREFSTACSKNLLVMHGKTSMKGEALPGGSLLSALLMSDRGAALASPAQQLVLPHGMLSSFAPAAPAQPDPVLALQARVHWLGERLPTLPLVHMLEAGTVALWQSFSVQGVSWVARCPGGLRVIQDECPTNLNAVGKSVGYLPVGQPGDMPGLRVLKDGKTVPLALWASGTEIVLPGKGQGASVRLICARLIDTVSGEVAGQLFGTTSLSASQADAATVARWLVLQDEAKAGFRYMANAWQALPAVDGAHTLARQSLMAGQLGAACWQLAHSPAAEVMRGPLSGIVGSERKLSGRMLPVALLKMFAMLEMTGGA, from the coding sequence ATGAAGATCAGCCGTTTCTTCGGGGCGAACAGCCGTGATGTGATGCGCCAGGTGCGCCAGGTCCTGGGACCGGATGCGTTGATCGTGTCGAACCGCAGCGTCGATGGCGGCATAGAGGTGCTCGCCACCGTGGACGGCGAGTTTGACGACGAGGCGGGTCGGACGCCACCGCGTGAAGCGCCTGCGTACGCGCCGCCCGCCCAGGAGCGGCCGCCGTCGCCCTCCAGTTCCCCCTTTGCCGCGCCGGCTCCGGCCGAGCGCCCGCTGGCCGCACCCGCGGCCATGCCGCACACCGGCTACATGACCCCGTCGCGGTCCATTGCCGCCTACCAGTCCGCCTACGCGTCTTCGGCAACGCCCGAGACCGAATCGCCCGCGGATCCGGCCAGCTTCGCGGAGCCGTCCTCGGCTCCGCCACAAGCAGTAGCGGCCCGGCCGGCCATGCTTGAGCCGGCCGCGTCTCAGCCGGCCGCGCCTATGCCGGCCGCGCCGATGCGCGTCGAATTGCCGGCCTTGCCCCCGGCCCGTCCGCCGATAGGCGCGGCCGGCATAGGCGCGGACGGCTCAGGCGCGGCCAGCCATCCCTCGGTCAGCGCCGCTGCCGCGCCGGCGCCCGTGCATGCCGTCTCCATGGCGGCAACGGCTGCCGCATCCGCGCCGGCCTCCTACCGGCCGGCCGCCCCTGCGCCGATGGCCTATGCGCCCGACGCCTATGCGCCCGCCGCGCCGGCTTCGCCCGCACCCGCCGCGACGGCGCCCGCGACGTCCTCCATGGCCCGCATGCCGGATGCGCCGGTGCGTCAGCTGCCGCCCATGCCCCCGGCCGTCTTGCCTGCCGATACGGCAGCCGGCTTGCAGGACGCGATCAGCGCCTTGCGCGGCGCACTGGAAACCCGCATGGACGGCCTGCTGTGGGGCGGACGCCAGGGAACTGGCCGTGAACCCGCCGCCGCCGCGCTGTTCCGCAGCCTGCTGGATGCCGGTTTCAGCACGAAGCTGGTGCGCACGCTGGTGGAGCGCCTGCCGCAAGGGCTGAGCCCCGAGGCCGCGCTGAGCTGGGCGCGCAACGAACTGGTGACGCACCTGCCGGTCGTGCGTTCCGAAGACGAATTCCTGGCCGGCGGGGTGTATGCGCTGGTCGGTCCGACCGGCGTGGGCAAGACCACCACGCTGGCCAAGCTCGCCGCCCGCTGCGTGGCCCGCGAAGGCCGCGAGCAGGTCGCGATGCTGACCACCGATCTTTTCCGGATCGGGGCGCTGGAACAACTGCAGATCTACGGCCGCCTGATGGGCGTGCCTGCGCATTCGGTGCGCGATGCCGGCGAACTGCGCCGCATCCTGGCCGAGCTGGGCAACCGCAAGATCGTGCTGATCGACACCACCGGCATCAGCCAGCGCGACCGGCTGGTGGCGGAGCAGGCGGCGATGCTGTGCAATGCAGGCAAGCCCGTGCGCCGGCTGCTGGTGCTGAACGCCGCCAGCCAGGGCGACACGCTGGATGAGGTGGCGCACGCCTACCGCAACGGCGTGGGCGAGGACGTGGCCGGATGCATCATCACCAAGCTCGATGAGGCCTCCCGTCTGGGAGCGGCCCTGGACACGGCCATCCGCCACCGGTTGCCGATCCACTATATGTCGGTGGGGCAGAAGGTGCCCGAACACATGGAGCTGGCGCGCGCGGATGTGCTGATCGATCGCGCTTTCTCGATGGTCGAGCGCGCCCGTGCCCTGTATACCCCCAGCGAGGCGGACCTGGCGTCGCTGGTCTCGTCGTCGCGCGACAGCGATACCGTGGACCCCGCGCGCCGCCGGCAATTGCTGGCCTCGGCCATCCTGCGTCCGCAAGGCGGCCCGGCCTCGATCGCTGCGGCGCAGAGCCTGGATGACACCATCGCCTGGCTGGACAATGATCCGGCCTGCCTGCAGGCGCGCGCCGCCTGGCGCGAGTATGTCAGCGATGGCGCCGGTTCCAGCCTGGCCGCGCTGGGCGAGGACCCGCTGGCGATGGTGCGCCGGGAGTTTTCCACGGCCTGCAGCAAGAATCTGCTCGTCATGCACGGCAAGACCAGCATGAAGGGCGAGGCCTTGCCCGGCGGCTCGTTGCTGAGCGCGCTGCTGATGAGCGACCGCGGCGCGGCGCTGGCTTCGCCTGCGCAGCAACTGGTGCTGCCGCACGGCATGCTGAGCTCGTTCGCGCCCGCGGCGCCGGCCCAGCCTGACCCGGTGCTGGCGCTGCAAGCCCGTGTCCACTGGCTGGGCGAGCGCTTGCCGACCCTGCCTCTGGTGCACATGCTGGAGGCAGGCACCGTCGCATTGTGGCAGTCCTTCAGCGTACAGGGCGTTTCCTGGGTGGCTCGCTGCCCTGGCGGCTTGCGCGTGATCCAGGACGAATGCCCCACCAATCTGAATGCGGTTGGCAAGAGCGTGGGTTATCTGCCCGTGGGCCAGCCTGGCGACATGCCGGGCTTGCGCGTGCTCAAGGATGGCAAGACCGTGCCGCTGGCGCTATGGGCTTCCGGCACCGAAATCGTCCTGCCCGGCAAGGGGCAGGGCGCCTCTGTCCGTCTGATCTGCGCCCGACTGATCGACACGGTCAGCGGGGAAGTCGCCGGCCAATTGTTCGGTACGACGAGCCTTTCCGCGTCGCAGGCGGACGCAGCCACCGTCGCGCGCTGGCTGGTCCTGCAGGACGAGGCCAAGGCCGGCTTCCGCTACATGGCCAACGCCTGGCAGGCCTTGCCGGCCGTGGATGGCGCTCACACGCTGGCGCGGCAATCCCTGATGGCGGGCCAATTGGGCGCGGCATGCTGGCAGCTGGCGCATTCGCCGGCAGCGGAAGTCATGCGCGGTCCCTTGTCGGGCATCGTGGGATCGGAGCGCAAGCTGTCGGGGCGGATGCTGCCCGTGGCCTTGCTGAAGATGTTTGCCATGCTGGAGATGACCGGCGGGGCTTGA
- the flhA gene encoding flagellar biosynthesis protein FlhA, producing the protein MSALLTMLKSNGGTHARLLAGPILIVMVLGMMVLPLPTFLLDLLFTFNIALSVMILLVAMFTRKPLDFAAFPAVLLFATLLRLSLNVASTRVVLLHGHTGPDAAGKVIEAFGHFLVGGNFAVGIIVFVILTIINFIVITKGAGRIAEVGARFTLDAMPGKQMAIDADLNAGLIGEDEARKRRAEVSQESDFFGSMDGASKFVRGDAIAGLLIMAINIIGGLIVGVAQHDMSMSDSARVYTLLTIGDGLVAQIPALVISTAAGVVVSRVSTDQDIGQQIISQLFSNPAVLFLTAGIIGIMGLIPNMPHIAFLTLAGALGWGGWMLHKRRQAAAVAAEEIPPQAISQAQAAAAEASWEDVSMVDQLGLEVGYRLIPLVDHAQNGELLHRIRSLRKKFAQDVGFLPPVVHIRDNLELKPNDYRILLSGVEVGNGVAMPGQWLAIDPGGVTMQIKGTPTTDPAFGLPALWIDGALRDQAQVAGYTVVDAGTVVATHLNHLMHRHGSNLLGRQEVQQLLDRIGRDAPKLVEDLVPKTLSLTALQKVLQGLLAEEVPIRDMRTIIDTLSEHGPRLAAQAAGSGGQPDINELIALTRRSLGRAITQQWFPGEGELRVIGLDVKLERVLSQAMTTSGGLEPGLADTLLREAQAAVERQESQGNAPVLLVSPVLRAPLSRFLRHHLPQLGVLSNTEIPDERIVRVTALIGGSNGA; encoded by the coding sequence ATGAGCGCTTTGCTCACCATGTTGAAGAGTAACGGCGGCACGCACGCGCGGCTGCTGGCGGGTCCGATCCTGATCGTGATGGTGCTGGGCATGATGGTGCTGCCCCTGCCCACGTTCCTGCTGGACCTGCTGTTCACTTTCAACATCGCGTTGTCAGTGATGATCCTGCTGGTGGCCATGTTCACGCGCAAGCCGCTGGACTTTGCCGCGTTTCCGGCCGTGCTGCTGTTCGCCACGCTGTTGCGCCTGTCGCTGAACGTCGCTTCCACCCGCGTGGTGCTGCTGCACGGCCATACCGGCCCCGACGCGGCGGGCAAGGTGATCGAGGCCTTCGGGCACTTCCTGGTGGGCGGGAACTTCGCCGTCGGGATCATCGTCTTCGTGATCCTGACCATCATCAACTTCATCGTCATCACCAAGGGCGCCGGCCGTATCGCGGAAGTCGGTGCGCGGTTCACCCTGGACGCCATGCCCGGCAAGCAGATGGCGATCGACGCCGACCTGAATGCGGGCCTGATCGGCGAAGACGAGGCGCGCAAGCGCCGCGCGGAAGTCTCGCAGGAATCGGACTTCTTCGGTTCGATGGACGGCGCCAGCAAGTTCGTGCGCGGCGACGCCATCGCCGGCCTGCTGATCATGGCGATCAACATCATCGGCGGCCTGATCGTGGGCGTGGCCCAGCACGATATGTCGATGAGCGATTCGGCGCGCGTCTACACGTTGCTGACCATCGGCGACGGCCTGGTCGCCCAGATCCCGGCGCTGGTGATCTCCACCGCCGCCGGCGTGGTCGTATCGCGCGTGTCGACCGACCAGGATATCGGCCAGCAGATCATCAGCCAGCTGTTCTCGAATCCGGCCGTTCTGTTCCTGACCGCCGGCATCATCGGCATCATGGGCCTGATCCCCAATATGCCGCACATTGCCTTCCTGACCCTGGCCGGCGCGCTGGGATGGGGGGGCTGGATGCTGCACAAGCGCAGGCAGGCCGCGGCCGTGGCCGCCGAGGAGATTCCGCCGCAGGCGATCAGCCAGGCGCAGGCCGCCGCGGCCGAGGCCAGCTGGGAGGACGTTTCCATGGTGGATCAGCTGGGCCTGGAAGTGGGTTACCGGCTGATTCCGCTGGTGGATCACGCCCAGAACGGCGAACTGCTGCATCGCATCCGAAGCTTGCGCAAGAAGTTCGCGCAGGACGTGGGTTTCCTGCCGCCGGTGGTCCACATCCGCGACAACCTGGAGCTCAAGCCCAATGACTACCGCATCCTGCTGTCGGGCGTGGAAGTCGGCAACGGCGTAGCAATGCCCGGCCAGTGGCTGGCCATCGACCCGGGTGGCGTGACCATGCAGATCAAGGGCACGCCCACCACCGATCCGGCCTTCGGATTGCCCGCGCTGTGGATCGACGGCGCGCTGCGCGACCAGGCGCAGGTGGCCGGCTATACCGTGGTGGACGCGGGCACGGTCGTCGCCACGCATTTGAACCACCTGATGCATCGCCACGGCTCGAACCTCCTGGGTCGCCAGGAAGTGCAGCAGTTGCTGGACCGCATCGGCCGCGACGCGCCCAAGCTGGTCGAGGATCTGGTTCCGAAGACGCTGTCGCTGACCGCGCTGCAAAAGGTGCTGCAGGGCTTGCTGGCGGAAGAAGTGCCGATCCGCGACATGCGCACCATCATCGATACCCTTTCCGAACACGGTCCGCGCCTGGCGGCGCAGGCGGCGGGTTCGGGCGGGCAGCCCGACATCAACGAGCTGATCGCGCTGACGCGCCGTTCGCTGGGTCGCGCAATCACGCAGCAATGGTTCCCGGGCGAAGGCGAGTTGCGCGTCATCGGCCTGGACGTGAAGCTGGAGCGGGTGCTGTCGCAGGCCATGACGACCAGCGGCGGCCTGGAGCCGGGGCTGGCCGATACGCTGCTGCGCGAAGCGCAGGCGGCGGTCGAGCGGCAGGAATCGCAGGGCAATGCGCCCGTGCTGCTGGTGTCGCCGGTCTTGCGCGCGCCGCTGTCGCGCTTCTTGCGGCACCACTTGCCGCAGCTGGGCGTGTTGTCGAATACAGAAATACCCGATGAGCGCATCGTCCGTGTGACTGCGCTGATCGGCGGGAGCAATGGGGCATGA
- the flhB gene encoding flagellar biosynthesis protein FlhB produces MSEESDLEKSEAASPRRLEKAREEGQIARSRELGTFMMLAAGVGAIWAGGGSIYRGLSGVLRNGMAFDPRVATDPGVMVEQAVSGFGHALLVILPIFGLLAVVAVLSSVLLGGIVISGKPLQANFSKLSLFAGLKRMFSSQTVVELIKALAKAMLVGGVAVWVIWRYHDDMLSLMHVAPSAALTKALSLVAMCCAFIVASLLIIVMLDVPWQIWSHLKKLRMSKEDVRQEHKESEGDPHVKARIRQQQRQAARRRMMSDVPNADVVVTNPTHYAVALKYDESKGGAPRVLAKGTGLIAAKIRELAAEHRIPTLEAPPLARALHQHVELGQEIPAELYTAVAEVLAWVFQLRSWRSGWGGEPTAPTKLNVPEALDPQAKTAAQGV; encoded by the coding sequence ATGTCCGAAGAAAGCGACCTCGAAAAATCCGAAGCCGCCTCTCCCAGGCGCCTGGAAAAGGCGCGCGAGGAGGGGCAGATTGCGCGTTCCCGGGAATTGGGAACGTTCATGATGCTGGCCGCCGGTGTCGGGGCGATCTGGGCAGGCGGCGGGTCGATCTACCGGGGCCTGAGCGGGGTGCTGCGCAACGGAATGGCGTTCGACCCGCGCGTCGCCACCGACCCGGGCGTGATGGTCGAGCAGGCGGTCAGCGGCTTCGGGCATGCGCTGCTGGTGATCCTGCCGATCTTCGGATTGCTGGCCGTGGTCGCGGTGCTGTCCAGCGTGCTGCTGGGTGGTATCGTCATTTCGGGCAAGCCCCTGCAGGCCAATTTCTCCAAGCTCAGCCTGTTCGCCGGCCTGAAGCGCATGTTTTCGTCGCAGACGGTGGTGGAGCTGATCAAGGCGCTGGCCAAGGCCATGCTGGTGGGCGGCGTGGCGGTCTGGGTCATCTGGCGCTATCACGACGATATGCTGAGCCTGATGCACGTGGCGCCGTCGGCCGCGCTGACCAAGGCCTTGTCGCTGGTGGCGATGTGCTGCGCCTTCATCGTGGCTTCGTTGCTGATCATCGTCATGCTGGACGTACCCTGGCAGATCTGGAGTCACCTGAAGAAGCTGCGCATGTCCAAGGAGGATGTGCGGCAGGAACACAAGGAAAGCGAGGGCGACCCGCATGTGAAGGCGCGCATTCGCCAGCAGCAGCGCCAGGCCGCCCGGCGCCGCATGATGTCCGACGTGCCGAACGCGGACGTCGTCGTGACGAACCCGACGCACTACGCCGTGGCGCTGAAGTACGACGAATCGAAGGGCGGCGCCCCGCGCGTGCTGGCCAAGGGCACGGGCCTGATCGCGGCCAAGATCCGCGAACTGGCGGCCGAGCACCGGATTCCCACATTGGAAGCGCCGCCTCTGGCGCGCGCCTTGCATCAACACGTCGAGCTGGGGCAAGAAATCCCGGCCGAGCTGTATACCGCGGTGGCGGAAGTGCTGGCATGGGTCTTCCAGCTGCGTTCCTGGCGCTCGGGATGGGGGGGAGAACCCACGGCTCCCACCAAACTGAACGTGCCAGAAGCACTGGACCCGCAGGCAAAAACCGCAGCACAAGGAGTTTAA